One Coccinella septempunctata chromosome 1, icCocSept1.1, whole genome shotgun sequence DNA window includes the following coding sequences:
- the LOC123312709 gene encoding craniofacial development protein 2-like, with translation MALSPGHPLNGERVLRIPRSSNDVFKIHKEKKIGTRNVQSMYQPGKAANRVKEMKRLQIDILGCSETRWPDSGHCIIDEHHIHFSGDNTTRNINGVAIILNNQTNKAVQGFIPISNRVALNKIKAKPFDLNIIQSYAPTSESDDQEIENFYKQLRTGLEHTKKEEFNIIMGDMNAKIGQGKVENVVGGFGLGVRNERGERLIEFCQEVDITIMNTFFKLPPRRLYTWRSPADNNHRIVRNQIDFIMINRRYRNAVISCKTYPRADTPSDHNLLLARTKLRLKKVVRKKTPRTSCMQKLKQDNVLRWTKERLNEEFKNISENNNHEIEIEDLWNKIKVSITSVTEEELRPDRLVKRQQWMTDSILELMEERRQHRNRDNVKYKELHKKVIRAIKEAKEERWLQEKCVEIEILQKKYDNFNLHKKIKEATGGYQ, from the coding sequence ATGGCCCTCAGTCCCGGGCACCCCTTAAATGGGGAGAGGGTGCTAAGAATCCCCCGGTCTTCCAATGATGTCTTCAAGATACacaaagaaaagaaaattggCACGAGGAACGTGCAGAGTATGTACCAACCCGGAAAGGCGGCCAATAGAGTGAAAGAGATGAAACGACTCCAGATCGACATACTAGGATGCAGCGAAACAAGATGGCCGGACTCCGGACACTGCATAATAGACGAACATCACATACACTTCTCTGGAGACAATACCACTAGAAACATAAATGGAGTGGCAATAATACTTAATAACCAAACCAATAAAGCCGTACAGGGGTTCATTCCGATTTCGAATAGAGTCGCGCTAAACAAGATCAAGGCTAAACCATTCGACCTCAACATCATACAGTCATATGCACCGACATCCGAAAGCGACGATCAAGAAATAGAGAATTTCTATAAACAACTTAGAACTGGTCTTGAACATACAAAGAAGGAAGAATTTAACATAATAATGGGCGACATGAACGCTAAGATCGGACAGGGAAAGGTGGAGAATGTGGTTGGTGGTTTTGGACTGGGAGTAAGAAATGAGAGAGGAGAACGACTAATTGAATTCTGTCAAGAAGTGGACATCACAATCATGAACACATTTTTTAAACTACCCCCCCGAAGACTATACACTTGGAGATCCCCAGCCGACAACAACCATAGAATTGTGAGGAATCAAATCGACTTTATTATGATAAACAGAAGATATCGCAATGCGGTTATCTCTTGTAAAACGTATCCTCGCGCGGACACACCATCAGATCACAACCTGTTACTAGCTCGCACGAAATTAAGACTGAAGAAGGTAGTTAGAAAGAAAACTCCAAGGACTTCTTGCATGCAGAAACTCAAACAAGACAACGTATTACGTTGGACAAAGGAGAGGTTAaacgaagaattcaaaaatatatctgaGAACAACAACcatgaaatagaaatagaagacctatggaataaaataaaagtatctaTAACCTCTGTTACAGAAGAAGAACTAAGACCAGACAGATTGGTAAAGAGACAACAATGGATGACAGACTCTATCTTAGAACTTATGGAAGAAAGAAGACAACACAGAAACAGGGACAATGTAAAATATAAGGAGCTACACAAGAAAGTCATAAGAGCAATTAAAGAAGCTAAAGAAGAACGGTGGCTACAGGAAAAATGTGTCGAAATCGAGATCTTGCAAAAGAAATACGACAACTTTAATCTTCATAAGAAAATAAAGGAAGCAACGGGAGGATATCAATGA